The sequence tcgctccaatgtatggccgccgctccccgctatcgcgcttagaccaatgtcgtggctgagccgtaaagcTGCAGAACAGTTAATGCTACAGTAACGTGTCTTAGTAATATAAGTTTGCCTTTATCATCTTTGTTACCACCTTGTTACCCTAGCATCTGTTgccaccctgaactcactcaTGGCCTCTTCATTAGAAAAGGAGCAGCTCCTTTGAGAGCTCAACGCCGGAACTTTGAAGGTCTCCGTCTTGGAGTAGCCGTAGCGTAAGTAAGCGCGTGGGCTTCTTAGGGAGTTGGGGAAACTGTTAAGGGAGGCAGCAGGTGACCCACGTGCCGGCAGCTTTCTCGCGCAAAGAATTGCTattgcaatacagcgcgggaatgctgcctGCGGGATGGGCACCCTGCTGAGGAGCCAGGGCCTAGAGggtggttaggttttttattttttagatgaGTATAGTTTCAGATTTTTCTTGTTATCGTCTTATACAGGTGTATAGCTTTTGTGCTCATGCCACAGTACGTAGTTTTCGTTAAGTCTAACATTTACACCATTTCTGCTTTTGTGTAAAGATGACTCTTTACTTTTACGGTTACAAAAACGGTAACTTAACAATTATGTCGTTGTTACATATATTTATAGGGATAgcactggtagcctagcggtaagtacgtagGTACAACTTTCGtcccggaggtcgcgggttcgaaccccggctcgcaccaatgagtttttcggaatttatgtgcgtaatgtcatttgatatttgccagtcgcttttcggtgaaggaaaacatcgtgaggaaaccggactaaattccaataaggtctagtttacccttcgggttggaaggtcagatggcagtcgctttcgtaaaaactagttgcctacgccaaatcttgggattagttgtcaaagcggctaccatgagccgtggcaaatgccgcgataacgtaaggaggatgatgacatatATTTATAGGGATTCCGATGGGCAACCTCTCCGCTCGATGGCGTGAAGGGGAGCCCAACAATATGAAGAACGAGGAGGACTGCGTGGTGTTGGACGGTGCAGGCGAGGCGATAGACGTCAGCTGCAGTACCCCTCGTCCGTACTTCTGCCGCAAGGAGAGTACTAGGATGATTGTCAACAAGTGTGGAACTACAGCTGATGGTCAGTATCTTCCGATGAGTAATTAGATACGAGTTTCGTCTGTTATGgccatacatataataaaaaacGTCACAGGTTACAAACTTGAGCCCCGCACTGGTAGCTGCTATAAGTTCCACCTGGTACCAAGGACCTGGCACCGAGCCGCCATGGCGTGCCAAGCCGAGGGGGGGCACTTGGCGGTCATTAATAGCAACAAGGAAGCGCAAGCGCTGAAGGATATTTTTGGGGAGCACCCTATAACTAGTATAAAAGGGGGCAACGTGTTGGAAGCGAACGTGGGAATCTGGGATTGGAATGAACATGGCGAGTGGTTGACAATTTTTGGTAAGCTTCCCTTCTTTACATATCTTTTTTTCTTTTGCCAGTTTACATAAAATCTATAAGTTGGTTTAGATCAGCTTCTTTCCATGACTTGCCAAAACTATAACTTCACTTCACCATACAATATATATGAATGGAATATGAACGCGAGCTTTAATGGGTTTGAAAGACATCAACATAAATGAGATTTTGGGGAAAGGAATAGTAGAAATGTATAAAGTTGAGTTTTAAGACCGAATTTAAGTTTTAAATGGCAAATGACAGCACTATCAAGGTCTCATGCGTTGGGCTCCGCTTCAGAGATCCTTTAGAACGGTAGCGGGTAACGTACAGACATGGTCACGATCACGACCTTCAGTAATGAGGGTAGAAACAAAAATCATTTTTAAGGAGTATTATGGCTCATTTTAAACTACCACAATCTTTGCCTTCCCtttattttaacgatttttttaaGAATAAGGCATTTTTTATCACAGGTCAGACATTGTCCGAGGCCGGATACGAAGGCTGGCGTCATAATGAGCCGAACAATGTCGAGAAGGAGTTTTGCGGTGCGATTGACCGCGATGGCTACCTCAACAATTGTCCGTGTGATAGATTTGCCCTGTTTATATGCGAGGTGACACCTAAATAAACCTACGTCCTTAAGTGTCTTGACATTAAGCTGAGTGGAGACCCCTTCGGTGATGCTTAACAACAAATTAGTCGTAATGTCTATGTAGGTAATTCCTAAATTTAAGCGTTTTCTGAATAAATTTATTCttcctttctttctttctttaccTACCTACTGTCGGCCTAGCCGTAGCCCAAGTATGTACCTATTGACGCTGCgcaagcgtaagcgattgtgacgatGGCTAGGtatccagggtggctagccgaatggcacaatcgctcacgaaacgctcacgaaacgaagcgctagtagatatctatctctatcgcgcttgcgtattggcgcgacagagccagcggcgtatcgctttcgtttggcgtcggagaaatgccattcggctacggggcctgatatatTTTATCAGTCCTTCCTGTATAGGTACGTGTTATCAATCCGTCATGTAGGTGATAAAAtacatacacggtgtaacatgactAAACCGAAagccaaaaaattttttttttttttttaaatcgaaataagatgtcatatattaaaaaaatgacaatcaccaccagtggcgaaggccggattcgaaccggtgtctttagcaatccgggctaacgccatgaacccctaggccatcACCTcgtcacagcggaagccgtcgaaatttctcttttatatgtCATCTTtataagactaggcgtctttgaccaactttaagggcaagcagtaggtgcttgcacttttttttagtttttagcaTGTAGTTTCACAAAAGTAAGTGTGGTTCGTATTAAGcttacacaaaattaaaatattgaaaaaacccccgactgcgacatagtagaccgattatCATGAAACACAAACACGAAATAACTAAATtcaaatcagttcatccgttcgggagctacgataccacagacagacacacacacagacagacaaacagacagacagacagacggacagacagacagacagacacgtcaaacttaacaccccgtcttttttgcgtcgggggt is a genomic window of Leguminivora glycinivorella isolate SPB_JAAS2020 chromosome 6, LegGlyc_1.1, whole genome shotgun sequence containing:
- the LOC125227365 gene encoding macrophage mannose receptor 1-like isoform X1, which codes for MCKTYCFILTSVILLQGKATGGPVRMGYEYMPEEDAWLRLHIEPAIWPDARLRCHLEGGALASPTTSAMTKALVAMLAANKMTMRHAYIGVHALLSKGEFMSMEGIPMGNLSARWREGEPNNMKNEEDCVVLDGAGEAIDVSCSTPRPYFCRKESTRMIVNKCGTTADGYKLEPRTGSCYKFHLVPRTWHRAAMACQAEGGHLAVINSNKEAQALKDIFGEHPITSIKGGNVLEANVGIWDWNEHGEWLTIFGQTLSEAGYEGWRHNEPNNVEKEFCGAIDRDGYLNNCPCDRFALFICEVTPK
- the LOC125227365 gene encoding hemolymph lipopolysaccharide-binding protein-like isoform X2 encodes the protein MCKTYCFILTSVILLQGKATGGPVRMGYEYMPEEDAWLRLHIEPAIWPDARLRCHLEGGALASPTTSAMTKALVAMLAANKMTMRHAYIGVHALLSKGEFMSMEGIPMGNLSARWREGEPNNMKNEEDCVVLDGAGEAIDVSCSTPRPYFCRKESTRMIVNKCGTTADGQTLSEAGYEGWRHNEPNNVEKEFCGAIDRDGYLNNCPCDRFALFICEVTPK